The Primulina eburnea isolate SZY01 chromosome 12, ASM2296580v1, whole genome shotgun sequence genome includes the window CAAAATTTTCAGGCAGCGGAGAGCAGCCAAACTCAATAGTTCAATCTTATAACAGAAGCAATTTGTTTTCGGAAATGCAACTTGATTAATTGAACGGTATCAGAAATTATGTTGATGGCAGAAACATTATAGGAACTGAAAAACACGTTAAACTTATCACATATCTAATGAATGCAAACATAAAAGCAATTGAACAAACCAAAAATAACACAAAGCCTCCCCTAGACCTATACTATCGTAAGAGCTTATAAAGGGCTCTAGCATAAAAGCGAAATGGCAAAAAAACtccaataaaattaattatggaGATTTCCAACACTGTCCTAATTTGGGGCCCAaaacatgattaaaatatgcaACTAATTACTACAAGATTCACAAATAGAAGGGTAAAAGCAAACCTGGCCTCTCTCAGTAAAAAGTACAAGGTTCTTCACATCAGCAGCCCAttcaacaaatatatcatgAGAGAATCCGGCCTCCAAACTCGCCATCGATGCTAAAACAATCTGCCAGAAAAACAGTGCCAAGGAAATCATGAAAATGAAAATTCAGAAATACTGAAATGATCACGTAAAGTAATTGTGCATCCTAACCTTTGGGCCATCAGGAACACTTTCAAGCTCACTTTTACTAATCAAAAGAGTGACATGTCTGCAAGTGTTGTATAAAATAATGGATAAGAACCTCTTCACAGATTTTTGTGAGCTTGATGATAACAAGACATGATGAGTCAGCATTTGCATCAAAACGACCAATCAATTTCTTCTTGCTTAAATTTAGTTTATTGATCAAGCGCTAGGGTAAGCACATGTACAAAAGAACTAAATCAAAGACAAAAACATGCAGGTCCTAAAATTCTCAGGACAATAGAGTATAAAAAATGCTGCCCAGATACTGATATTATTTCAAGAACTGAGTGAAACTAGATGGAAAATTTCACAATCATCTTTGACAATCCAACGGTTTAATTGACGCACCATGCAGCTTTTTCTGCATGCTTTCAAAGCAATTCACAACTAAACCAAAAGGTACAAAAGAGATAAGAAGATGAAGATATCTTACTTCAGAAGAAAAGCATTGTCGCGTGTGTGCTCGAAGGATTTTGCTATTGAATCGCTCATCCACTCGAGAAAACTCTTGGCATAATCAACGGTACTTGATGAGACATATGTAAGGAAGAAGATGGGAAACGTCAAGTTGTGCTGCTCCCAGTACtgcaattttcttttttaatctttctatGTTCGATATAAATCTTAATATCCAATTAATAATAACCAGATGGATAAACTCCAATATCATGAAGGCCGACTTACCTGTTCCAGGATTAAAAGTAGCTCCAGCACTCGACCAGCTGTATCTACTGGCACCAATATCTTCCCGTCCGCTCTCAATATCCTCAAGATAGCATCTAAAATATACAAGAATAAAGAAAGTTTTTTCCAGTAAATGGCAATCAAACAATTAACAGATTAGAAGGCCTGATTAGGATTTATAGTGCATGCCGTCGAATAATAACAAAAGAAATATACATGGCAGATGTTTCTTTTCCgtcaataaaataaatttaaagtggCCGAGTATATGAGAAATTAGTGAGCTCCTTCCCCGTGTGTGCATACATATCTTTACATATTACTACCATCCAGACCAACAAGAGAAGAGGGTTTTGTTAGTTCTTTTTAACTGAAGTTTGGTCCAGACAGCAGAAACGAAATCTTTTCTGGGTGACTAGACAACAGAAAAATGGAAATGGGAATAAAATTGAAATGCAGTTCAAATTTATGAATGCTAATATATTACCTAGAAATTCTTGGTCCCTCTGACGCCTTGGAGGCTGATTACTTAATAAAGCATTATAAGCATCCGTTATTAGAACTGCAGGGCGAACAAAAGACTCTAAAACAGTTCCATTCAAATGCCTGATAAAAAGAACAGTGGAGTTAGCTTCTCCATATTATGTACATGAATATCACTTTGGTACTAAAACTTCTCATGCGCGGGGGGCAGGAAGAAAACCTTTCTTTACGATGATTGAAGTCAACAGCATATATGACATCTTCGCCATCTTTTGTTATCTTCCAAACAGTGCCGCCTAAAAGGTGTCCAGCTAAGTGGGGAGCAACAACGATTCCTTCTCCTTTTCCTAGCATTAGTTAATAGGAATTGAAATACATGTAAAACAAAAGATAAGGCTATGTTTAACATGTTAGACAAGCATAAAATGACGAGACACGAGTTCACGTGGAATCACCAGCAACTAACAAACTGTTCTCATCTATACTTTTTGACTAATTTACATGCACTCTCAATTCTCAAAGCAGTCATAAAAAGATAAAACAATCATGTTAAACAAAACTACAAAAGAGAGCTGAacaatgcaaatatcaaaatCAAAGCCTAAACActgaaatttgaataaaaaaaaacttatttatgatgacaataacaataaaataaagtctGAGTTGTAAGTTTATCATTGAAAAATTCCAGCGTAGATGATACAGCAATACATGATGTGCCACACCCCAATTCTACGTTCTTCCCTTGAGAGGTAAACTAAATAGAATAAGACAAACAATAAAAGAAATCTTGAAACTCAAAAAACAACACAGGGGAATAGAATTGACAGAGATAATAAATGAAATAACTCATAATGTGCCCAAACACCAGAAGCTTTTGGAATACAAACTCTGGTGCAAACTAAGTCGAAGAGAAAACTTACCAGACATATAGTAATTCTGAGAGTATGTCAATCTGGTAATGTTTTGAAAAGCAGAATCGATGTCATCGAGTGTAAATAAATCAAACTCTGATACTTGCTGCAAGGAATCAAATACAATCGGATAGGGAAATGTATTGAGAATAAACATTGCTCAATAAGATGGTACAACATTTCTCATACCAAATAGAAAATTGTGGTTTGATCTTCACTGTTATTTTTTGTAAATGCTATCACTTTTTGACGTCAGTATACAAACACCGAATACATAATTTCAGGTGCAGAAACGAAACTTATATAACTTATAATCAAGAAATAACATGTGTGGTATCGTCATTAGTACtaacaaaataataattgtatAATTATTTTTGAATCGGCaattgatatatgagttgatttacaaaattgttttattttaataattttggtTTAACATAGATCCCATACTGATAATATGAGAATGGATATTCCGTACAGTAAAAGCATTTGTGCATTTTAAATTCATCTGAATTTTGATTCAATTTGGTAAACCATAGTTCTTACTAGATGAAAACTTCCCATGCTTCCATCTAAACTTAACCCAGAAGAAAAGCATAAAACATACTCTACTCAATTAGATACACTCGAGTATGATCAGTAGCTGGAAAGAAATGCCAGAAATCAAGTCTCATATACTCTCAGAAGGATTATCACTTGGTTCATGCTCCACCTGGTTACATTCTTACAAACAAACATCGTTTTTCATTGCCATCAACAGAGagaaaacaaataataaaaaagaGAGGCAGATGAAAGGTGGTTTCACACTTTTTAATTTCACTTTAACTAAAAGGAAACTACTTGCTTTCAACTGCTGACATATTAGACAAAAGCATACCGTTCCATGATACCAGCGTTTGTATACTACAGAAACAGTAGAAAAATATTGATTCCGAGCGCAGTCAAGAAAGCTAAATCACGTACACAACTGAGAGGGTCTAAGTTTGAACAGCTGTTATACAGTAGCTAATAGAAACCAGAAAGAAGAGCAAGCAGGCTCTCAAGAACAAAAAGTTCCTGATTAACATTTCACCTTTCGTGAAAGATAGTGATCGTACATGGTCAGTAGACCCAATCTGTACACAGGCTCGGTCGCATAAACAGGAGCACATAGTCCAAGTTCTTTCACGGCGTAAGGTAGTGCGCCTAGATGGAGTGTGTCCGGGTGCGATAGCAATACGGCATCCACAGTGGAAGCGACCCTGGTCCACATTGAAAGCTTTCTCCACAGTTATAATCGTAAACTTCGAAACCGACAATGACAAGTAAACCAATTCCATCCAGCGAACACAAAGATTCCACAATATGTGTGTTATATCAAACCTGGCGAGGGGTTGAAGAAGGGAAGCATCAAAATGGTCGTTCCAACCGCAATCAAAGAGGATATTGAATCCGTCGATGGAGACCAAGTACGAAAGCGGATTCTCATTGTACACTCCACATAGAGGCTTCACTTGCACCGATGTCCCCATTTCCGTACGAATTTTCTCAGCTTTTTCGCTTTGATTGATTTCTTCTTATTTTGTTTATGTTCTTCTGCGGGAGCCCAGAATGGGGAATGAAGGGTTTTAGGATCCGTGTAGTTTATCCGGGTCAAAGATCAACCCGTTATATATGATTTTAGTCAGTGAAATTCAGAGCCCGTTTGGTATCAAAagttttttgattaaaaaagtGTTTTTTTAAGTTGGTTTTTAAAAGTgtttttttaagtaaaagttGTGTTAATATTGTGTTTGGATGAATAGATAAAAAGcactttttaaattaataaatgtgTTTGGATACATATCATTAAAGTGCTTTTTTAAGGTTATTAAAAAAGCTAGTGAAAAAAGCTCTAAAATAGAAAAGAAAAGCTCTAATTTCAACTTAAATAAGTGCTTTTTTAAGCACTAGAAGCCAACCCAAACaagttataaattaaaaaaacacttttttttaaaaaaaaacactttttTAATTGTAACTTCTTGTACCAAACGGGCTCTCAATCTCTAATCATTTACTAGCGATATGTgcttatttataataataattaacaagatgatttttttgttttataattaaatcgatctaaatttaaaaaaaaaatcattggaGAAAAGAAAGTCGggaaatgaaataaatatttcgaAGTGGGtgaaagttttttttaaaaaagaaattatTCGGTTTAAATCTTGTTGAATTAATATTAACCCACTATGTTTAAATTTCGATATCATAGCCtgatatttaataataaaaactcCTTAAGAATTGTGTATATACGCCCTATGATTCTACACAATTACGAAGATCATTGCGATTTCTGTGAACAAAATGTAATCATCTTTCGAAATAGCATAAAATAGTAGTCTTGATCCCAAATATAAAGTTCCTCGTCTGGCTAGACTTCTCAGTAGATGCCAGACTGCTCGACGTTTTATCATATGCCGATTTGGTATCAAGTGGACCAAATCATACCCCTTCATATCTTTTCCGAGTTTCTAACGTCTACGAGGGCGGACGGGTTGAGGCCACACGTAAGTATCAGGGCACTGTTAGATGGGCTTTCTCATCTACATTTATCGCATTTCCATCCCACAGCTCGGCCAGCTCGTTCTTCAACCAAGAGCGAACAATTACGGGTCCCAGGGTTGAAGGCACCTGCAAAGGTGAAGTTGGATAGTATCTAAACATACTAGTACAAGTCAAAGTCGAAAGGCAATGTGGAACTCTTCAACTCTTAATACagtatatatatttcaatttcaCCTTAGTTTCAACTGTCCTTAGTATAATGTCAGAATAATCATGTTTATACATACCAGATACAAAAGAGCTGGTTGAGGTGAGCGTGACAAAATGCCAGCTGCTAATGCGGCCACCAGTCCAATTGCATATCCAGTAAGCGCATGTGGAAAGTACTTGAAACTCTTTGAAGATTGTACATCAAACGCAGTAGCAGAATCCCTGCTTTTTCGATGATCAAAACAGAGAACCATAGCTAAAAGCATAGATGGAATAGCCTGCGAGAAAAATAAGCATAGCAAGAGCTTAAATGGTTGTCACACAAACTGTACAAAAAGCAATACACAAATTATGCCGGAAATGTAGTAGGATGCTGTAAACTCATGCTTTGAGAGCCAAAATGCAGTGAAGGCGACCGACAATATTAATAAATATCTAGTAATGGTTAAACAGTTCATTATTCTTTTAGCATCGCAATGACATACTTAAAATGCTTTGCATTTCGAGAGAGGAACTTGAAAAAAATATGAGCCTGCGAGGCTGTGGAAAAGCTGTGTGAGCTTTCACAATCTCAGGCATGGTAAATTATGTCCATAAAAACTGGTATCTATTGAAGCCATGGACAAATTTTGACTAATGTGGATAAAGATCGGTTAAAATTAGACAAACTACAGACACCAAATTACTTGAAAATAATGCAAAAGAAAGACATTAGTACAATAGTGGTAAGATCGAGATGAATTATAACAATATGGTCCCACAGAATTTGTAGAGCTAGCTCACACGCTGTGAGCCAATACAACACAACCCAAATCTCAAAGCATTTTAACTGTCTCCAGCCAAGCCAGCAACCAAATGATGTATATCtacatcatcaggaacattTAACAGCATACTTACCATGTCTCCTAGGCCAAGCATCATGTAGTCAGAAGTATTACTCCCAGGTGCTGCACCGCCTAACATATTTCTGGGAAACACAATCTTAACAGGTAACTCAAGTTTTTTCGTAATCAACTGTAGCCCAGGAAGACTCAAACTATCAGCCACTGTATGCACTGGATTAGATGCTTGTTGAGTTGCAACCGATACCATAACATTAGCCCCAAAAATTCTCTCAGAATAGAAAACCCAGAATATGTCATACAAGAAAAGACAAAACAGAAGCATTGCACATATCTTGATATTGGGAAGTCGAACATGGCTGACAAAGGCAATGCAAAGAGAGATACCCAGAATGTTGTTCAATATCCAGTGCCCAGATACAATCCACGCCATAACTAAAGCAATGCAGACAAACAATAAAAGACTTTGGAAACGCGTAAATGGCTTGGAACAGCACTGAGATACATATGGGTCAGACAAACTGAACTGTGACTTGATGTGAGTAACGTATGGTGACAAGCAAAAGTATAGGGCGAATGCTGAGGCAACTGTGGTAAAAACAGTAAGAAATTGAGAAActgaagaaaacaaataaaaCATAACAAGCAAGCTGCAAGAGCTCACTATTGGGATCATCAGAGCCTGAGAGCTGTCCAAAGTAATGGAAGCTTCTGAGAGGTCACGGTTTCGTTCCATTTCCTTTCCATAACTTAGCGCTCTAGAAGCAGAGGCATATGTCACCGCTACAGCTGTTATAAGTAGAATGATTGAAGGCGGTTCCAGCAAATAAACAAGGGTCCAGAGAGGCTCCATCTTGGAAATACCTTTTGAAACCCAAAGTTGCCTACTAACTTCAAAAACACAGTGGTCAACAATCAGGGTCAGTTATAATCCAAACTCATCCCTTTGGAAATCATAGGCATGTTTTCTGGAATCTGGAAAACACAAACTGCAAACAAAAGAGGAGTCTTTATCTCCTCAATGTCTGCCCCAAGAATTGCCTGCAAACAAACAAATTCATGAGTAAGAGATCATACCAACGAGAGAAAAGTATACAAAATCAAGTGCATCAACAATACCAAATAATCAAACTCACACGCATAATGCCAACAAATTGGGTCTCGGAGAAGAAAATTTACCTTGAAAACACACCCACAAGACTGCGAAAAAACACCACACAGACAAGCACATTCCTCCCTTCTTTTTCActtttctttaaaagaaaatCAGCTCATCGAGGCCGTTTTAGTAATCTCTGACTAAATTAAAAATTCCCCAGAGATGATTCGCGTCAAATCGCAGAGAAAAGGGATATGCATTTTACTTGATTCTTGTTCACTCACAAATAATCACTAGCCAAAAAAAAACAGAACGAAATCCAGAATAAGAgataacaaaattttaaaacacgGAGAAACTTCTATAGAATTGAAATCAAATCACTAGATAATCGACAGTGATATAAATTTCTTcaaaaaaacatgcatatatcgcacaAAAATCAACGATAAATCATCGGCAATTCATCAAATAATTTCACCTAGGGATTTTCGCAGAGTAAGATCACCTTTGACTTGAAATCTTTGAAAGCAGAAAGAGCTTTCAGCGAAGTGAGAACGAAACGAGTTTAAGCAATCTAATATTCACCCTTTCCCCCCTTCATTATTCATATTAGCGAATTGGCACCCAAATTCTTGGACACTTATTTTCAAACCAGTATTTGACATGGACCGGAGCCAACCTTCTGGTGTATCTGGGCTAAGCCCAGATTAAATGCATTTGCAAAAAGCCCACCCATGAAATAAATGAAAGTGACCCGTTTAACTTTTccatgaataattttttttcactgAAGCTTTGAGGACCATTTGGTTTTATGGATAGATTTATGCTTAGGCCAAAAGATTTTTGGAATACATAATGTATAATAATAATCAGAAATTGAgagaatattaaaataaatataaattgtaAAATAAGAATGAGGAATATGGCCAACATACtgctaatatattttttaaaattatgaacaTTGTTTGGTTGATGATGCACAGTGAAATGGTTATCCAAATCCAAGTCTGTCCAAAAGAATTTAATGTCAGAAAATCGAAATGTTTGAACattaaaaagataaaaattggTAATGAGATAATAACCACTTTTATACAAGATAAAAGAAATTaaatgaaatttttaaaaatgataaTAACTAGCAggagtgagtcttatgtgagaccgtatcacggatcttatttctgtgagacggatcaaccctaccgatattcacaataaaaataatattcttagcataaaaagtaatactttttcatatatgacccaaataagaaatatgtctcataaatacaacttatgagacggtcttacacgAATTTTGGCCTAACTTATTAGATACTTTAAGAAGAGattgtttttatatattaaaaaaaggtTTCATCATCTAATAAAGATGCTTAGTACGGTAGCCGGTGTGGCCGTAATTATATCTAGATGCCCAACTTAATACCCTTTTAGCGATCTTTTTTGACTTGGCAATATTAACTGCCAAGGGGGCAAATTATTTCCAAAATACAATTAAGGATGTATCTTAACTAAGTTGGTCGCGAGTAATTTGGAGTTTGATTTGATGAAAAGTTCATTCGAGATAGTTTGTTAAATTTATCGAACTCGAGTTTAAGAATATTCGGCTCGTACGAACAGCTTATCATTAAGTTGAGAAGAATGAGAGGCAATTTATATTATACTGGTGAATAACAAgttttttattttctatttcAATATGTGATATATAAAATTTGTGTGTTTGGGAGTCCCTAATGATTATATAAACCAAGATTTTACCATTATTGTAATTTTAGAGAGACGAGAAAGCGAAAGCTCATGAGTTTATGTGCCCGAGCTTGAGATTTGCTAATTATTTTAGTTAGTTTATTGGGCCGTGAACATGACATTGGAAGGTAACATGCATTGTTTTTTCGCTTTGTCCCAAGTCGAAATTGTGGTGAAAGAGAATACATAAAAATTCTATAAAATGATCGGTATACTCCTTATATTTTCATACATTAGTTGACCTTTTGGCTAATATTACTCAAAGAGCTCGGAATTGAGCTTGTTCAACGAGTTTGAAAATGAATTTGTTTAACGAGCTCAAGCCAGATTCGTTATGGATAGTAAACGAGCTATTAACAAATTGAGTTCCAGTTAGTCGTAAGCTGAGTGATTTTCAAACGAGTCCAGCTCAAACCTAATGATAAAAGCTTGAATCGAACTAGAGTCTATATATATctgaaacgagccgagctcgaactTAATATTGTTTGACTCGGTTTTACTCGTTTCCCTAAATACGATACAAGTAAACAATTGTGAACTCGACTTCTATTTCACTGGAAATCAAATTAAACATTGTTAATAGTTTTAGGCCTTCTTTTTCTTCGCTATACTTTGACCACTTTAACCTAAAAAATTTTTATCAAAGGATTCGTAGTAATTTAAATAACtaattgaaaatattaaattccAAAAACTGTATAGTATGTTATCTCAGGTGGACTTGAATATATAATAGATGTTAAAATTAACTTATACTGAAATGCACTATAATTTTATAGCATTTTGAGTTAGCTATTTTCATAAGCGGTGACAAATATGAATTAGTTGTCACATAAATCCATTGTGCAGCAACGCTTGCATTGCATTAGATCCGAAGAATGACAAATTAGTAGCAGATAGTCACCAGCAAGAACATCGAGAAATAATTGATACACACTACAAAAAGTTACGTGTGTGAAAGTAACTTATCGAATGAGTAATATGCTACTACATAAGAACCACATCTTAAACTTGTATGAGTCGCATAGATATTCCTAATGGTATTGGATCAAAGAGCAAGTCACGATGATGATTTTGTTATAAGATCATGTTGTATCTCAATACGAAAATGAAGACGCTATGAATTATTTGATACTCATTGTATCTTTCATGCATGGCAAAGTGACAATATATGGACAATTCAATTAAGGTGATAGAATGGGAAAAAAaggttaaaaacaaaaaatatataacacGACAAAGTTATTTTATCAAAAACAATCTGTACTATTTTACTTGAACGATACGTTCGATCAAGTGATCTATGAATCGACTACTTAAAGTTTGCATATCCAAAGAAATTTGATGTTTTAAATGCGATACTTAAATTTATATGTAAAGTTGTAATAAATTAGTTGGTAATAAGTTACATTTGAAatgtgtaaaaaaaaaacatggtcGTAAATCTTTAATTTATAAAACCTAGGGGAAAAAAGGGAGTCTAGTTTCTACTTTTCACAATGTATATATTCTCCCCATTTCATGACATTCCCACCTTCGTTTCAGTTCTCTTTAAAAACCTTCGCCGACTCTGTTCTTCTCCCGTTTAGGTAATAGATTCATATCTACGAATCCGAGGACGTCGTTTCCGCCGACGAGCAACCGTTTCACTTGTTGCCGGCGATCATCCTGTCACTCAATTGGACCGGTACGTGATTCTTTTCACTCATATGGACTGGACTGTAGGTTATATGCGGATCGCAGATCACGTGATCTCATGAACCCTAGCATCTGTTGTTTGTTTTTCTCCTTCATTTTAGCCGCGGACAATTTTTTCAGGCCGACATCTGTGGGATTGCTGATTGTTTATATGTTTGTTTTTATCTGTCTATTTGATTTTGTTATGGATTGTGAACTGAACCATTCGGTAC containing:
- the LOC140807526 gene encoding signal peptide peptidase-like 1, coding for MEPLWTLVYLLEPPSIILLITAVAVTYASASRALSYGKEMERNRDLSEASITLDSSQALMIPIVSSCSLLVMFYLFSSVSQFLTVFTTVASAFALYFCLSPYVTHIKSQFSLSDPYVSQCCSKPFTRFQSLLLFVCIALVMAWIVSGHWILNNILGISLCIAFVSHVRLPNIKICAMLLFCLFLYDIFWVFYSERIFGANVMVSVATQQASNPVHTVADSLSLPGLQLITKKLELPVKIVFPRNMLGGAAPGSNTSDYMMLGLGDMAIPSMLLAMVLCFDHRKSRDSATAFDVQSSKSFKYFPHALTGYAIGLVAALAAGILSRSPQPALLYLVPSTLGPVIVRSWLKNELAELWDGNAINVDEKAHLTVP